The proteins below are encoded in one region of Hemiscyllium ocellatum isolate sHemOce1 chromosome 27 unlocalized genomic scaffold, sHemOce1.pat.X.cur. SUPER_27_unloc_1, whole genome shotgun sequence:
- the LOC132807047 gene encoding uncharacterized protein LOC132807047 produces MTKYLAKAISGYFSQSVTQSPEAVTKKECQTLKINCVFKSPYSYHYFESGEFFKRTWAATKWERMSSGGRFFVSTDEAQKTFSLEIRDVRVEDTATYYCKARYWDGTHRDGLRLKGALLCYYGYVDGSGTAVTVTAGFGSLVSRSPPLQTSAAGDTVTLSCEYSGICQYTVYWYCQSPGQPPKYMLQRHTSGEQNKENVAGGRISASLDATSKISWLMISQTQLSDSAVYYCALSRLTARTVIHSTERAGQKPERAGNYRQSATDHGDCSKILEHGVITDTMLHSTDKDFK; encoded by the exons ATGACCAAATACTTGGCAAAAGCAATCAGTG GTTATTTCAGTCAGTCAGTGACACAGAGCCCCGAAGCAGTGACAAAGAAGGAGTGTCAGACTCTCAAGATCAACTGTGTTTTTAAAAGTCCTTATTCTTATCATTATTTTGAGAGTGGAGAATTCTTTAAACGAACGTGGGCAGCGACGAAATGGGAGCGGATGTCTAGCGGCGGGAGATTTTTTGTGTCCACAGATGAAGCACAAAAGACATTTTCGTTGGAAATTCGGGATGTCAGAGTTGAAGACACCGCCACCTATTACTGCAAAGCTCGTTACTGGGATGGCACACACCGTGATGGGCTACG ACTTAAAGGAGCATTGCTGTGTTATTACGGCTATGTAGATGGATCTGGAACGGCGGTGACTGTCACAGCTG GTTTCGGTTCTCTGGTGTCCCGGAGTCCACCACTCCAAACCTCTGCTGCTGGTGACACCGTCACATTAAGCTGTGAATACTCAGGGATCTGTCAGTACACAGTTTACTGGTACTGTCAGTCCCCAGGCCAACCTCCGAAATATATGCTTCAAAGACACACCTCAGGAGAGCAGAATAAAGAAAATGTTGCAGGCGGAAGAATCTCTGCTTCTCTTGATGCTACGTCGAAAATCAGTTGGTTAATGATCTCGCAAACACAACTAAGTGACTCCGCTGTGTATTACTGTGCACTGAGTCGGCTCACAGCCCGCACAGTGATACACAGTACGGAGAGAGCTGGACAAAAACCTGAACGTGCTGGGAATTACAGGCAGAGTGCCACAGATCACGGAGACTGCTCCAAAATACTTGAACATGGGGTGATTACAGACACAATGCTACACAGCACGGATAAAGATTTCAAATAA